From one Anabas testudineus chromosome 18, fAnaTes1.2, whole genome shotgun sequence genomic stretch:
- the clcn5b gene encoding H(+)/Cl(-) exchange transporter 5 isoform X2, with translation MENPGYRSGSFDGLHHPSDDDDDDEMVDIAGATLDFSSTDDVPPLSTGYEDYSSSSRAAGMNGNGPSKLVDPLEDLVPGVGTYEDFNTIDWVREKSKDRDRHREITNKSRQSTVALLHSLCDAFSGWLLMLLVGLMSGALAGGIDIAAHWLSDLKGGVCLTDFWFNHEHCCWMSNETFQERDRCPEWQSWAELITGKSEGAFAYIMNYMMYIFWALLFSLLAVTLVRAFAPYACGSGIPEIKTILSGFIIRGYLGKWTLIIKTITLVLAVSSGLSLGKEGPLVHVACCCANILCHLFTKYRKNEAKRREVLSAAAAVGVSVAFGAPIGGVLFSLEEVSYYFPLKTLWRSFFAALVAAFTLRSINPFGNSRLVLFYVEFHAPWHLVELAPFVLLGIFGGLWGALFIRANIAWCRRRKSTRLGHYPVIEVLVVTAMTALLAFPNSYTRMSGAELISELFNDCSLLDSSQLCGYKQPANTTDTGVGNSLADRPAGENLYTALWQLALALIFKMLITVITFGMKVPSGLFIPSMAVGAIAGRLLGVGMEQLAYYHHDWVIFKGWCSQGADCITPGLYAMVGAAACLGGVTRMTVSLVVIMFELTGGLEYIVPLMAATMTSKWVADAFGREGIYEAHIRLNGYPFLEPKEEFEHSSLAVDVMRPRRSDPALAVLTQDGMTVGEVETLVESTHYSGFPVVVSQESQRLVGFVFRRDLLISIDNARKRQEGIVSTSQVFFSEHAPSQPPDAPPPLRLRGIMDLSPFTVTDHTPMDITVDIFRKLGLRQCLVTHNGRLLGIITKKDILKHMAQIANRDPDSILFN, from the exons ATGGAAAACCCCGGCTACCGCTCCGGGAGCTTTGACGGCCTTCATCACCCCAGTGACGATGATGACGACGACGAGATGGTGGACATCGCCGGAGCCACGCTGGACTTCTCCTCCACAGACGACGTCCCTCCTCTGAGCACAG GTTATGAGGattatagcagcagcagcagagcagccgGTATGAATGGAAACGGCCCCAGTAAACTTGTGGACCCACTGGAGGACCTTGTGCCTGGAGTGGGCACCTATGAAGACTTCAACACTATCGACTGGGTCAGAGAGAAGAGCAAAGACcgtgacagacacagagag ATCACCAATAAGAGCAGACAGTCGACAGTGGCTCTGTTGCACAGTCTCTGCGATGCCTTCTCTGGATGGCTGCTCATGCTGTTAGTCGGACTCATGTCAG GTGCTCTAGCTGGCGGCATCGATATCGCAGCTCACTGGCTGTCAGACTTAAAGGGAGGAGTGTGTCTCACTGATTTCTGGTTCAACCATGAGCACTGCTGCTGGATGTCCAACGAGACGTTCCAGGAAAGGGACCGCTGCCCTGAGTGGCAGAGTTGGGCAGAGCTGATAACAGGGAAGTCAGAG GGTGCGTTTGCGTACATAATGAACTACATGATGTACATCTTCTGGgctctgctcttctctttgcTGGCTGTCACGCTGGTCAGAGCGTTCGCTCCGTATGCCTGTGGCTCAGGAATACCAGAG ATTAAAACCATCCTGAGCGGGTTCATCATCCGAGGCTACTTGGGGAAGTGGACGCTCATCATCAAGACCATTACCCTGGTTTTAGCTGTGTCCTCTGGGCTCAGTTTAGGAAAGGAGGGCCCTCTGGTTCATGTGGCCTGCTGCTGCGCTAACATTCTGTGTCATCTGTTCACCAAGTATCGCAAGAACGAGGCCAAGCGGCGAGAG GTGttatctgctgcagcagcagtcgGTGTGTCTGTGGCTTTTGGTGCTCCAATCGGCGGAGTCCTGTTTAGTCTGGAAGAG GTGAGTTATTACTTTCCTCTAAAGACTCTGTGGCGGTCGTTCTTTGCTGCTCTGGTTGCAGCCTTCACGCTGCGCTCCATCAACCCGTTTGGAAACAGTCGACTGGTGCTGTTCTATGTGGAGTTTCATGCTCCGTGGCACCTGGTGGAGCTGGCACCCTTCGTCCTGCTGGGAATATTTGGGGGCCTGTGGGGGGCGCTGTTCATCAGGGCCAACATTGCTTGGTGCAGGAGAC GTAAATCCACTCGTCTCGGTCACTATCCTGTCATCGAGGTGCTGGTCGTTACTGCGATGACGGCACTGCTGGCATTTCCAAACAGCTATACCAGGATGAGCGGCGCCGAGCTGATTTCTGAGCTTTTCAATGATTGTTCCCTGCTCGACTCCTCTCAGCTCTGTGGCTACAAACAG CCAGCCAACACAACAGACACAGGCGTAGGGAACAGCCTAGCAGACCGGCCAGCAGGAGAAAACCTTTACACGGCCTTGTGGCAGCTGGCCCTCGCCTTAATCTTCAAGATGCTGATCACTGTGATTACCTTTGGTATGAAG GTTCCATCTGGTCTCTTCATCCCCAGCATGGCGGTCGGAGCCATAGCTGGCAGACTGCTTGGTGTTGGCATGGAGCAGCTGGCCTACTACCACCACGACTGGGTAATCTTTAAAGGGTGGTGCTCACAAGGAGCAGACTGCATCACACCGGGGCTCTACGCCATGGTTGGAGCCGCCGCGTGTTTAG GTGGAGTGACTCGTATGACGGTGTCGCTGGTAGTCATCATGTTTGAGCTGACTGGTGGTCTAGAGTATATCGTCCCCCTCATGGCTGCAACAATGACCAGCAAGTGGGTGGCAGATGCTTTTGGAAGAGAGGGAATTTATGAG GCTCACATCAGGTTGAATGGATACCCGTTCCTGGAGCCAAAAGAGGAGTTTGAGCACAGCAGCCTGGCTGTGGATGTAATGAGGCCAAGGCGGTCAGACCCTGCGCTGGCAGTGCTCACACAGGATGGCATGACTGTAGGGGAGGTGGAG ACCTTGGTGGAGAGCACACACTACAGTGGCTTCCCTGTAGTTGTGTCACAGGAGTCCCAGAGGCTCGTTGGATTTGTTTTTAGAAGAGATCTACTCATATCAATAG acAATGCCCGGAAGCGGCAGGAGGGTATCGTCAGTACCTCCCAGGTGTTTTTTTCTGAGCATGCTCCTTCCCAGCCTCCTGATGCCCCACCTCCCCTCCGCCTCAGAGGAATCATGGACCTCAGCCCCTTTACGGTCACTGACCACACACCCATGGACATCACTGTGGATATTTTCAGGAAACTGGGGCTACGCCAGTGTCTAGTCACACACAATGG GAGGCTACTGGGAATCATCACTAAAAAGGACATACTGAAACACATGGCACAGATAGCCAACAGAGACCCCGACTCCATCCTCTTTAACTGA
- the clcn5b gene encoding H(+)/Cl(-) exchange transporter 5 isoform X3, with product MAWEFWSKQLDEEELVENGYEDYSSSSRAAGMNGNGPSKLVDPLEDLVPGVGTYEDFNTIDWVREKSKDRDRHREITNKSRQSTVALLHSLCDAFSGWLLMLLVGLMSGALAGGIDIAAHWLSDLKGGVCLTDFWFNHEHCCWMSNETFQERDRCPEWQSWAELITGKSEGAFAYIMNYMMYIFWALLFSLLAVTLVRAFAPYACGSGIPEIKTILSGFIIRGYLGKWTLIIKTITLVLAVSSGLSLGKEGPLVHVACCCANILCHLFTKYRKNEAKRREVLSAAAAVGVSVAFGAPIGGVLFSLEEVSYYFPLKTLWRSFFAALVAAFTLRSINPFGNSRLVLFYVEFHAPWHLVELAPFVLLGIFGGLWGALFIRANIAWCRRRKSTRLGHYPVIEVLVVTAMTALLAFPNSYTRMSGAELISELFNDCSLLDSSQLCGYKQPANTTDTGVGNSLADRPAGENLYTALWQLALALIFKMLITVITFGMKVPSGLFIPSMAVGAIAGRLLGVGMEQLAYYHHDWVIFKGWCSQGADCITPGLYAMVGAAACLGGVTRMTVSLVVIMFELTGGLEYIVPLMAATMTSKWVADAFGREGIYEAHIRLNGYPFLEPKEEFEHSSLAVDVMRPRRSDPALAVLTQDGMTVGEVETLVESTHYSGFPVVVSQESQRLVGFVFRRDLLISIDNARKRQEGIVSTSQVFFSEHAPSQPPDAPPPLRLRGIMDLSPFTVTDHTPMDITVDIFRKLGLRQCLVTHNGRLLGIITKKDILKHMAQIANRDPDSILFN from the exons ATGGCCTGGGAGTTCTGGAGTAAGCAGCTGGATGAGGAGGAGCTGGTTGAAAATG GTTATGAGGattatagcagcagcagcagagcagccgGTATGAATGGAAACGGCCCCAGTAAACTTGTGGACCCACTGGAGGACCTTGTGCCTGGAGTGGGCACCTATGAAGACTTCAACACTATCGACTGGGTCAGAGAGAAGAGCAAAGACcgtgacagacacagagag ATCACCAATAAGAGCAGACAGTCGACAGTGGCTCTGTTGCACAGTCTCTGCGATGCCTTCTCTGGATGGCTGCTCATGCTGTTAGTCGGACTCATGTCAG GTGCTCTAGCTGGCGGCATCGATATCGCAGCTCACTGGCTGTCAGACTTAAAGGGAGGAGTGTGTCTCACTGATTTCTGGTTCAACCATGAGCACTGCTGCTGGATGTCCAACGAGACGTTCCAGGAAAGGGACCGCTGCCCTGAGTGGCAGAGTTGGGCAGAGCTGATAACAGGGAAGTCAGAG GGTGCGTTTGCGTACATAATGAACTACATGATGTACATCTTCTGGgctctgctcttctctttgcTGGCTGTCACGCTGGTCAGAGCGTTCGCTCCGTATGCCTGTGGCTCAGGAATACCAGAG ATTAAAACCATCCTGAGCGGGTTCATCATCCGAGGCTACTTGGGGAAGTGGACGCTCATCATCAAGACCATTACCCTGGTTTTAGCTGTGTCCTCTGGGCTCAGTTTAGGAAAGGAGGGCCCTCTGGTTCATGTGGCCTGCTGCTGCGCTAACATTCTGTGTCATCTGTTCACCAAGTATCGCAAGAACGAGGCCAAGCGGCGAGAG GTGttatctgctgcagcagcagtcgGTGTGTCTGTGGCTTTTGGTGCTCCAATCGGCGGAGTCCTGTTTAGTCTGGAAGAG GTGAGTTATTACTTTCCTCTAAAGACTCTGTGGCGGTCGTTCTTTGCTGCTCTGGTTGCAGCCTTCACGCTGCGCTCCATCAACCCGTTTGGAAACAGTCGACTGGTGCTGTTCTATGTGGAGTTTCATGCTCCGTGGCACCTGGTGGAGCTGGCACCCTTCGTCCTGCTGGGAATATTTGGGGGCCTGTGGGGGGCGCTGTTCATCAGGGCCAACATTGCTTGGTGCAGGAGAC GTAAATCCACTCGTCTCGGTCACTATCCTGTCATCGAGGTGCTGGTCGTTACTGCGATGACGGCACTGCTGGCATTTCCAAACAGCTATACCAGGATGAGCGGCGCCGAGCTGATTTCTGAGCTTTTCAATGATTGTTCCCTGCTCGACTCCTCTCAGCTCTGTGGCTACAAACAG CCAGCCAACACAACAGACACAGGCGTAGGGAACAGCCTAGCAGACCGGCCAGCAGGAGAAAACCTTTACACGGCCTTGTGGCAGCTGGCCCTCGCCTTAATCTTCAAGATGCTGATCACTGTGATTACCTTTGGTATGAAG GTTCCATCTGGTCTCTTCATCCCCAGCATGGCGGTCGGAGCCATAGCTGGCAGACTGCTTGGTGTTGGCATGGAGCAGCTGGCCTACTACCACCACGACTGGGTAATCTTTAAAGGGTGGTGCTCACAAGGAGCAGACTGCATCACACCGGGGCTCTACGCCATGGTTGGAGCCGCCGCGTGTTTAG GTGGAGTGACTCGTATGACGGTGTCGCTGGTAGTCATCATGTTTGAGCTGACTGGTGGTCTAGAGTATATCGTCCCCCTCATGGCTGCAACAATGACCAGCAAGTGGGTGGCAGATGCTTTTGGAAGAGAGGGAATTTATGAG GCTCACATCAGGTTGAATGGATACCCGTTCCTGGAGCCAAAAGAGGAGTTTGAGCACAGCAGCCTGGCTGTGGATGTAATGAGGCCAAGGCGGTCAGACCCTGCGCTGGCAGTGCTCACACAGGATGGCATGACTGTAGGGGAGGTGGAG ACCTTGGTGGAGAGCACACACTACAGTGGCTTCCCTGTAGTTGTGTCACAGGAGTCCCAGAGGCTCGTTGGATTTGTTTTTAGAAGAGATCTACTCATATCAATAG acAATGCCCGGAAGCGGCAGGAGGGTATCGTCAGTACCTCCCAGGTGTTTTTTTCTGAGCATGCTCCTTCCCAGCCTCCTGATGCCCCACCTCCCCTCCGCCTCAGAGGAATCATGGACCTCAGCCCCTTTACGGTCACTGACCACACACCCATGGACATCACTGTGGATATTTTCAGGAAACTGGGGCTACGCCAGTGTCTAGTCACACACAATGG GAGGCTACTGGGAATCATCACTAAAAAGGACATACTGAAACACATGGCACAGATAGCCAACAGAGACCCCGACTCCATCCTCTTTAACTGA
- the clcn5b gene encoding H(+)/Cl(-) exchange transporter 5 isoform X1 translates to MFHLRANLSRQLAAGSDRGFEGMENPGYRSGSFDGLHHPSDDDDDDEMVDIAGATLDFSSTDDVPPLSTGYEDYSSSSRAAGMNGNGPSKLVDPLEDLVPGVGTYEDFNTIDWVREKSKDRDRHREITNKSRQSTVALLHSLCDAFSGWLLMLLVGLMSGALAGGIDIAAHWLSDLKGGVCLTDFWFNHEHCCWMSNETFQERDRCPEWQSWAELITGKSEGAFAYIMNYMMYIFWALLFSLLAVTLVRAFAPYACGSGIPEIKTILSGFIIRGYLGKWTLIIKTITLVLAVSSGLSLGKEGPLVHVACCCANILCHLFTKYRKNEAKRREVLSAAAAVGVSVAFGAPIGGVLFSLEEVSYYFPLKTLWRSFFAALVAAFTLRSINPFGNSRLVLFYVEFHAPWHLVELAPFVLLGIFGGLWGALFIRANIAWCRRRKSTRLGHYPVIEVLVVTAMTALLAFPNSYTRMSGAELISELFNDCSLLDSSQLCGYKQPANTTDTGVGNSLADRPAGENLYTALWQLALALIFKMLITVITFGMKVPSGLFIPSMAVGAIAGRLLGVGMEQLAYYHHDWVIFKGWCSQGADCITPGLYAMVGAAACLGGVTRMTVSLVVIMFELTGGLEYIVPLMAATMTSKWVADAFGREGIYEAHIRLNGYPFLEPKEEFEHSSLAVDVMRPRRSDPALAVLTQDGMTVGEVETLVESTHYSGFPVVVSQESQRLVGFVFRRDLLISIDNARKRQEGIVSTSQVFFSEHAPSQPPDAPPPLRLRGIMDLSPFTVTDHTPMDITVDIFRKLGLRQCLVTHNGRLLGIITKKDILKHMAQIANRDPDSILFN, encoded by the exons ATGTTTCACTTGAGGGCGAACTTGTCCCGACAGCTCGCAGCCGGCAGTGACAGAG GGTTTGAAGGGATGGAAAACCCCGGCTACCGCTCCGGGAGCTTTGACGGCCTTCATCACCCCAGTGACGATGATGACGACGACGAGATGGTGGACATCGCCGGAGCCACGCTGGACTTCTCCTCCACAGACGACGTCCCTCCTCTGAGCACAG GTTATGAGGattatagcagcagcagcagagcagccgGTATGAATGGAAACGGCCCCAGTAAACTTGTGGACCCACTGGAGGACCTTGTGCCTGGAGTGGGCACCTATGAAGACTTCAACACTATCGACTGGGTCAGAGAGAAGAGCAAAGACcgtgacagacacagagag ATCACCAATAAGAGCAGACAGTCGACAGTGGCTCTGTTGCACAGTCTCTGCGATGCCTTCTCTGGATGGCTGCTCATGCTGTTAGTCGGACTCATGTCAG GTGCTCTAGCTGGCGGCATCGATATCGCAGCTCACTGGCTGTCAGACTTAAAGGGAGGAGTGTGTCTCACTGATTTCTGGTTCAACCATGAGCACTGCTGCTGGATGTCCAACGAGACGTTCCAGGAAAGGGACCGCTGCCCTGAGTGGCAGAGTTGGGCAGAGCTGATAACAGGGAAGTCAGAG GGTGCGTTTGCGTACATAATGAACTACATGATGTACATCTTCTGGgctctgctcttctctttgcTGGCTGTCACGCTGGTCAGAGCGTTCGCTCCGTATGCCTGTGGCTCAGGAATACCAGAG ATTAAAACCATCCTGAGCGGGTTCATCATCCGAGGCTACTTGGGGAAGTGGACGCTCATCATCAAGACCATTACCCTGGTTTTAGCTGTGTCCTCTGGGCTCAGTTTAGGAAAGGAGGGCCCTCTGGTTCATGTGGCCTGCTGCTGCGCTAACATTCTGTGTCATCTGTTCACCAAGTATCGCAAGAACGAGGCCAAGCGGCGAGAG GTGttatctgctgcagcagcagtcgGTGTGTCTGTGGCTTTTGGTGCTCCAATCGGCGGAGTCCTGTTTAGTCTGGAAGAG GTGAGTTATTACTTTCCTCTAAAGACTCTGTGGCGGTCGTTCTTTGCTGCTCTGGTTGCAGCCTTCACGCTGCGCTCCATCAACCCGTTTGGAAACAGTCGACTGGTGCTGTTCTATGTGGAGTTTCATGCTCCGTGGCACCTGGTGGAGCTGGCACCCTTCGTCCTGCTGGGAATATTTGGGGGCCTGTGGGGGGCGCTGTTCATCAGGGCCAACATTGCTTGGTGCAGGAGAC GTAAATCCACTCGTCTCGGTCACTATCCTGTCATCGAGGTGCTGGTCGTTACTGCGATGACGGCACTGCTGGCATTTCCAAACAGCTATACCAGGATGAGCGGCGCCGAGCTGATTTCTGAGCTTTTCAATGATTGTTCCCTGCTCGACTCCTCTCAGCTCTGTGGCTACAAACAG CCAGCCAACACAACAGACACAGGCGTAGGGAACAGCCTAGCAGACCGGCCAGCAGGAGAAAACCTTTACACGGCCTTGTGGCAGCTGGCCCTCGCCTTAATCTTCAAGATGCTGATCACTGTGATTACCTTTGGTATGAAG GTTCCATCTGGTCTCTTCATCCCCAGCATGGCGGTCGGAGCCATAGCTGGCAGACTGCTTGGTGTTGGCATGGAGCAGCTGGCCTACTACCACCACGACTGGGTAATCTTTAAAGGGTGGTGCTCACAAGGAGCAGACTGCATCACACCGGGGCTCTACGCCATGGTTGGAGCCGCCGCGTGTTTAG GTGGAGTGACTCGTATGACGGTGTCGCTGGTAGTCATCATGTTTGAGCTGACTGGTGGTCTAGAGTATATCGTCCCCCTCATGGCTGCAACAATGACCAGCAAGTGGGTGGCAGATGCTTTTGGAAGAGAGGGAATTTATGAG GCTCACATCAGGTTGAATGGATACCCGTTCCTGGAGCCAAAAGAGGAGTTTGAGCACAGCAGCCTGGCTGTGGATGTAATGAGGCCAAGGCGGTCAGACCCTGCGCTGGCAGTGCTCACACAGGATGGCATGACTGTAGGGGAGGTGGAG ACCTTGGTGGAGAGCACACACTACAGTGGCTTCCCTGTAGTTGTGTCACAGGAGTCCCAGAGGCTCGTTGGATTTGTTTTTAGAAGAGATCTACTCATATCAATAG acAATGCCCGGAAGCGGCAGGAGGGTATCGTCAGTACCTCCCAGGTGTTTTTTTCTGAGCATGCTCCTTCCCAGCCTCCTGATGCCCCACCTCCCCTCCGCCTCAGAGGAATCATGGACCTCAGCCCCTTTACGGTCACTGACCACACACCCATGGACATCACTGTGGATATTTTCAGGAAACTGGGGCTACGCCAGTGTCTAGTCACACACAATGG GAGGCTACTGGGAATCATCACTAAAAAGGACATACTGAAACACATGGCACAGATAGCCAACAGAGACCCCGACTCCATCCTCTTTAACTGA